The following DNA comes from Denticeps clupeoides chromosome 14, fDenClu1.1, whole genome shotgun sequence.
CAGTCCTGCTAGACCAGGCTTCCTGGTCTGCTTCTCGAATCCCATAAACACCAGCCCATTCGTTGGACTTGTAGTAAACTGCAAGGAGTACACTGGTGATCATGTTGCCCAGATGGTATCTAAATAACTTTTATATTCGCTGAAAAGAACCGGAGGCTTAACTGGACCTGATCTGCAAGTGGTCTAATGGTTTTTTTATGGGGGaataaacttaaaaataaaataacgtaACACGTGTCTTCTTCCTGATTGCTGTGGTTCGTTCATATGAGTTAATAGAAGGTCAAATGTTGGGTCTACAGCTTTACAGGTTGTTACAAATGCATTAATAACGTACTACTACCAACAGAGCACTTCAGTCAGATTAGTGAAAATGCCTTCAAAGGCAAACATACAAAATGAGACAACAGTAGACGCGAAATACGAGCTTACCCTCCAGAACCGATGGGAACGTGCCGTTCACGGTGCTCCTGAAATCTGAAAAGAACACTTACACGTCAAGAGTAACGTGCACGCCGATTACGGTCAGGCCGATTCAAGTCGCTCACCTCGACTCGAGTTCATTTTGTGGAACAGGGCATACGCCGCGAACACGCCGGCCACTTCGAAAAGCAAAATTCCCCGGAAGACTTTTCTCGCAAAGGGTTCCATGGTTTTGGGAGCCATCtgtgcaaaacacacacgcacattttaATTCACCTCAATTTGCCGAATTcaccacatttacagcattcatcagacgccctaatccagagcgatttacaatcagtagttacagggacagtccccccctggagacactcagggttaagtgtcttgctcagggacacaatggtagtaagtgggatttgaacccgggtcttctggttcataggcgagtgtgttacccactgggctacttcCACCACGATGTGCAATAATCATATTCTACAATATTAACGCAATATTTCATACGAAAGTTGCTATTGGTCAGAAAAAATACGCAAcgaagcaacatttttttttttacttttttttttaccttcatgccCTTGTGTTGATGCGCTTCTTCTAGTCCCGAGATTGTACatggatttaaaaataaaactctcAGTTAGCGCCACCTACGGACGCGGAGCACCTACTGccgttccttttttttaaaatgcatttttacacatCTAAAATCTCATGGTCAGCCATTATAGCTGATATTTCTTAGGCTGAGggtatttgaaagtgaagtgatcgtatttgtgatgcacagcacatggtgacacagtgaaatgtgtcctctgctttcaaccatcaccagtgaaaggcgcccggggacggtacctagctcagtggcgccttggcaacTGGCCACCATGGCCCCAAACACATGCCCAATGTTGGGCTTGAACCTATGACCGTAAGATTCGGCTGggcacatttaaaataatatccAAGAATTGTtttgaattaaaaataattttgtcaTATCAGAGATCTAAGgcaaataatcatgattaaatCATGATTCAAGAGAGGtatattgtcagtacaacagtatacagagtacaccatgtattgaaataatgtttcacatagtgcaatcataaaagaaagaaaaatatatatgtatatacacactaaactaaactattcTAACCAAGACTagaacttaaatactgtacagtatctctataaAAGAAAGACTTTTGTACaataaacaggacaaacagtacaacatcatgtaagattCTTGTAAGAGGATATACTtcttcaaacaggacacactaggcaatacatacaatacatgttcaaaaataacacatatgtgcaaaatgaaaatatgaaaaatcaaAATATCTGTTGTATTTgaagaaagaaatggaaaaacTAGATTTTTGGTTGTCCACATAAAAATCTAGTCACAAAGGAGGTACAAGTGAGCAATGTAATAGTAAAAACTCATAACCCAGACAAGTGTATACATTAAAAGTGTTTATCTTATTTATcttaacttattttttatttattttatttttttggtgatgctattacctctgttttgctgctattaccttctgcttctgtccactttctgccgtgacaagtgcaatttcccacttgtgggactaataaaggtttatcttatcttatcttatcttatcttaatatcaataaatgtaagaatgaatatgaatgtagGATGTCAATGTCCTGGTGGCTTGTGTATCCTGATCCTCAACCCCCCTTTGTCCTctttcaaataaacacaacGGATCATGgagtcttttttaaaataaattatacagtccctttattattttttttacaagaaatggctcattttattgccaacagcttttgtaataatgtttcagtgcaaaacgaaactgtcaaagtattctaatattcaaagttTGGTAAAGCcctgaaaaaccgtgtggcatttgccaagtcccacagcctgctaaaagtacgctggaaaagtggcagaaggtggatttttcagttgaatcttctgttgaattacaccacagttgccgcaaatattgcaggagacccactggagcccacatggatccgagattcacccagaaaacagtgaagtttggtggcggaaaaatcatggtctggggttacatccagtatgggggtgggcgagagatctgcagggtggaaggcaacatcaatagtctgaaataccaagaaatcttagctaccttttatatacccaaccataaaagaggccaaattctgcagcaggatggtgctcaatcacatacttccatctccacatcaaagttcctccaggcgaagaagatcaagatgctccaggattggccagcccagtcaccagacatgaacatcattgagcatgtgtggggtaggatgaaagaggaagcatggaagacgaaacctaCAAATATTGATGAAcactgggaggcatgcaagactgctttctttgctattcctgatcacttcagagggtggtagtagcctagtgggtaacacactcacctatgaaccacaagacccaggttcaaatcccacttactaccattgtgtccctgagcaagatacttaaccctaaattgctccagggggggactgtccctgtaactactgagcgtaattcgctctggataagggcgtctgataaatgctgtaaatgtaaatgtaagaaattctgtgaatccttgccaaaccgcatggatgcagtctttcaagctcatggaagttgtacaagatattaaatttggatcatGAAgtaccactacttaatttgctgacatatttgtatttgcagtaaatttgttcaatttctttataggtgacaaaaattattattattaataaatgataaatcttttttccagtgaaactaattcatttcaatgcattaaacataatttggtaggttttagcttttcatatgagatATTTCTAAcacaaatttattaaataaagtcaggttaatagcaggtgttccTACAACATATGttagtgacaagacttttgtcagggactgtatacaGGTGGCCCATAACGCAGTAGTGAATACATTTATAACCATATATAACAGTTTCTGTCATTTAATGTGCAGTAAACacatattaaacacattttacatgcatgtctttaaaatacatttgtgaagcAACTGTGCTGTATTATAATGTTTCCTTCTTTGCAGTTGTTCTGGGTGGTCAATTTGTCATGATTAAAATATcaacagtgatgttttttttggttggacTTTCACATCTATATTTAAGTTTATATATTAAGTATTTCAATACTGGTGTTTGGCTGCAATGCAGTAATTGAAGGTGAATCTGTGTGGGGCATTTATCTGCAGGACGGGTAATGTTCTGCCAGCAGTCATGCTGACTTTCCACAATTTTTTGCAGTCTACATATAACGCCTCATGACAACAGTATTTCCCGATGACAGTGACCTCTTTCAGGCCATCGAAAAATTAGGAATGATTTGATGAACATGACATGATTCAGGTTTTTTCCTCACAAATTTTGACAGGCGGTAGATCCCAAAGGCCACAGCATCCAACTGATATAAGCTTTATATGTGAAGAACACTTTCagcaatttattaaaaactcaTTTAACGTTTTCTTAAAAACAAAGATAATCTTTTTTTCAAACACATCAGGAATGTCTTAATGGAAATTCATCACATTTGTCACAATATTGATGAAGGTGATGATGAAGGTTGACTGATGGTTTGTGTGGTTGGCTGTTTCGAGTGATGTTGAGTGCCAGGTGATTTATGTGTAACATCTGACACGCATTTCAGTTTTCAATATTTCTGTGCAAAGAATACAGTGAAATCAAATATCAGCACAATTATACACCAAATTTCTACACCAATTTATTAAATTGctttaagataagatgatcctttattagtcccacaagtgggccATTTAAACCTGTCAATGATGTATGTTATATGAGTGAAAAAATAATACTTGATTATTAGCATCATAGTTATGATTGTTATTCTGGACAATAATACAGCTATTATTAATATTTGGGTTTCTTTAAGTATTATTTAGGGTATGTCTATTGAAACCACCCTAAGAAAAACAATTATCAGAACCATTTATAGATAATTTAAGGAatcggccacgtaatcagaaggttgccggtttgaatcccgatccggcaaggtgccaccgaggtgccactgatcaaagcaccgtccccacacactgctccccgggtgcctgtcatggcggcccactgctcaccaagggtgatggttaaatactgaggacacatttcgttgtgtcaccgtgtgctgcagtgtttcacaatgacaatcacttcactttcacttcgcttAAATAGAAGAAAAGATGCAATGTTATGCAGAATGCATATTGTGCTACGTGCGAAAGTGGTTGAATAGTCTGAGCTGTCACATAggtttatatataatataatatgattttttttttttacttagaaGCAGTTTTGAAAGGAAATTCTAACACAATCCGGCCTGCTTCATTAGTTTATGACTGGCTGGAATCTCACGGAACCAGGCCGCTTGCACTTCCTGCTGACCCACTGCAATACACATATGATGAAAGaagggggaagggggtgggtgGGTATTGAACTCTTAACTGAGTGACAATATTTACTCACCTGAGATACACACATCTGGCCACTGGGGGGTCGGGAAGCCGCTTGTGTGAGAACGCCAGGAAGTTTTAGTGGCTCTCCCCCTACCCGGCGGCGGATTCCCAGCCAGAGATGCCATTGTGCCGCCCGAGTGGGACGGCCGTGTTTGTCCGAAACCGCGGGAGGTTGACGAGGTGCTAATCTTAAGGGCTGACCGTGCCGCCGCTCTCTGCCTGtagttagcctgttagctgtcaGCCGCTTGTAAAGGCCTGATTTATGGGGCCtttggcgggggggggggggggggggggggggttgctctCGGATAGACAAACACAGACTGGACGCTTATGGTGTTTGCTGGCAGGGAGCTTTGTCATGATACTAGGGGGTGACATGGAGCTCTCAGCAAGATCGATTGATGCACCCCGAGGCCCTGCTGCTTCACGGCAAACACTGGGAAGGGGATTCTGAGCCGGACCGGATAAAAGCAATAAACAGAGGCATGTGCTTTTGTGCAGCCGCCTCAGAAACTACACACAGTAAAACAAGGACATCTTTACCCTGGTAGGAAAGCATAGGATGTCATTACAAATACTCGGACCaagtgtaaatgtgaagaatCTAGTCACGTTGTGTGAACATTTtaaagggtggtggtagcctggcgggtaacacactcgcctatgaaccagaagacccaggttcaaaccccacttactaccattgtgtccctgagcaaaacacttaaccctgagtgtctccagggggggactgtccctgtaactactgattgcaagtcgctctggataagggcgtctggtaaatgtaaaatacctCAAATTGAATCTGAATCCCACCTGAATCTGAATCTGAAGCTGAGTCTTCGGATTTGAAAGCAAGTTTGAAGCTGAGACCACCCATCGCTGTAAAAGACAACCAGAAGCTGTACAGAGTGTGTACGGTGCTGTATCTGATTTCGCAGGATGCTCCCGGGTGAGGAACGCTCCGTATTTGTCCAGCTCCTTAACCCATTCACTGCCTTGTTTGTGCCCCGGGACGGAGCGCGGTGGTCCGGGTGGCAACAGCCCACAGTCGTGGAACAGAAGAGCCCTGGTCCCTTTCACCTAGACTGTGTACCTTCCCAGTCGCGAGGGCTTTCAGATTCGTCTCCAGGTAAACACGGCGAGGCAGGGCGCAAACCTGAAACCAACAAGCGTTGTCACAGCTGTGCCGGATAAAGGCCGCAGCCCCGGCCCTGCACTGGCATGTTTGCCGTCACTATAGGCGGCTGGCAGCAAACATCTATGCCGGCTTTCTGGCTCGAAAGACTTgctattaaaaaatgtgttttttaagctTGATGAATTGCCAGCTTAACCTTGCGGCCTTCTTTCAGGgtgcaggggaggggggggggcttgttTAAGGGAATGATGCACAACCGCGGGCCGGAGGGAAGCATCTTTACTAATTATGAGGTAC
Coding sequences within:
- the LOC114802969 gene encoding protein CEBPZOS-like; amino-acid sequence: MKMAPKTMEPFARKVFRGILLFEVAGVFAAYALFHKMNSSRDFRSTVNGTFPSVLEVYYKSNEWAGVYGIREADQEAWSSRTA